The following proteins are co-located in the Phyllostomus discolor isolate MPI-MPIP mPhyDis1 chromosome 1, mPhyDis1.pri.v3, whole genome shotgun sequence genome:
- the CHGA gene encoding LOW QUALITY PROTEIN: chromogranin-A (The sequence of the model RefSeq protein was modified relative to this genomic sequence to represent the inferred CDS: deleted 1 base in 1 codon): MRSAAVLALLLCAGQVSALPVSSPANIRDTEVMKCIIEVISDTLSKPSPVPVSQECLETLRGDERILSILRHQNLLKVLQDFALQGAKERAQQQRKHSSFEEELSEVLEQQSDQDGPKDGPDEMPPNESSEVTWESTEEARDSSEAERNGGDTDGAGPQASSEPGQGSTVEEDHQTSREEEAANTHPPASLPSQKHPGPEAEGDSEGPSQGPVDRERGLGAEQGQQAKREEEDPEAGEKVVSEEEGPTAASDPHPSLGYKAAPPGECRSEALAVDGGGKTGAEEAQKGEQEQSLQEEEEEMAGALLGPFRGGKSREQQQQQEQEQEEQLSKEWEEAKRWSKMDQLARELTAEKRLAGEAVEDDDPDHSMQLSYQARGYGFRGPRLRGWRPDPQEDTVEAGPPLRGHRYPEEKKEEEGSANRRPEDQELESLSAIEAELEKVAHQLQALRRG, encoded by the exons gtAATGAAGTGCATCATTGAGGTCATCTCCGACACGCTCTCCAAGCCCAGCCCCGTTCCTGTGAGCCAGGAGTGTTTGGAGACACTCCGAGGAG ATGAGCGGATCCTCTCAATCCTGCGACATCAGAATTTGCTGAAAGTGCTCCAAGACTTCGCTCTCCAAG GTGCCAAGGAGAGGgcgcagcagcag agaaaacacAGCAGCTTTGAGGAGGAGCTCTCAGAGGTTCTTGAGCAGCAGAGCGACCAGGACGGCCCGAAGG ACGGGCCGGACGAGATGCCCCCCAACGAGTCCTCGGAGGTAACGTGGGAGTCCACAGAGGAAGCGAGGGACTCGAGCGAGGCGGAGAGGAATGGCGGAGACACGGACGGAGCCGGGCCCCAGGCCTCCTCAGAGCCTGGGCAGGGGTCCACGGTTGAGGAGGACCACCAAACCTcaagggaggaggaggctgccaACACCCACCCCCCGGCCAGCCTCCCCAGCCAGAAACACCCAGGCCCTGAGGCCGAGGGGGACAGCgagggcccctcccagggcccagtGGACAGAGAAAGGGGCTTGGGTGCAGAGCAAGGGCAGCAGgcaaagagagaggaggaggaccCAGAGGCTGGCGAGAAGGTCGTCTCTGAAGAGGAAGGCCCCACCGCAGCGTccgacccccaccccagcctcggCTACAAGGCGGCACCTCCAGGTGAGT GTCGATCCGAGGCTCTGGCTGTGGACGGAGGCGGGAAGACTGGGGCTGAGGAAGCTCAGAAGGGGGAGCAGGAACAGTCcttgcaggaggaggaggaggagatggcagGGGCCCTCCTAGGCCCCTTCCGGGGCGGGAAGagcagggagcagcagcagcagcaggagcaggagcaggaggagcagctCTCCAAGGAGTGGGAGGAAGCCAAGCGGTGGAGCAAGATGGACCAGCTGGCCAGGGAGCTGACGGCTGAGAAGCGGCTGGCGGGGGAGGCCGTGGAGGACGATGACCCGGACCACTCCATGCAGCTCTCCTACCAGGCCCGGGGCTATGGCTTCAGGGGCCCCAGGCTGCGAGGCTGGAGGCCGGACCCCCAGGAGGACACGGTGGAGGCGGGCCCGCCCCTCCGGGGGCACCGCTACccggaggagaaaaaggaggaggaaggcagtgcCAACCGCAGGCCAGAG GACCAGGAGCTGGAGAGCCTGTCGGCCATCGAGGCAGAGCTGGAGAAGGTGGCCCACCAGCTGCAGGCGCTGCGGCGGGGGTGA